A genomic segment from Paraburkholderia sabiae encodes:
- a CDS encoding sigma-54-dependent transcriptional regulator, whose amino-acid sequence MPHALIVDDDRDTREALAAIIAEDGLTTATAGDLRDARIQLVRQMPDVVFTDLKLPDGTGVDLFEDLDPRSGVEFVVITGHATVESAVSALKMGAADYLVKPINMQRVKSILARLPRAGDLKAEIGTLRGELRRMGRFGLMLGNSGVMQQVYDQISRVAPTAASVMLVGESGTGKEVAAQTLHQLSLRRKHAFLAVNCGAISPNLIESEMFGHERGAFTGADRQHKGYFERANGGTLFLDEITEMPIELQVKLLRVLETGMFMRVGTTKEIETDVRLIAATNRDPEQAVLEGKLRLDLYHRLNVFPIGLPPLRERGKDVELLAQSFLNELNEQHGTTKRFPPAVLEMMLSNAWPGNVRELKNYVQRAYIMSGPDSDSTATVPLQISLTSGKLRARIDIPFGTSLDEADRRLILATLEHCGGVKTRAAEVLGISLKTLYNRLVDYREAEAEESDEGDGRTTGVE is encoded by the coding sequence ATGCCTCACGCGCTCATTGTTGACGACGATCGGGATACCCGCGAAGCGCTTGCGGCGATCATTGCTGAAGACGGGCTGACGACGGCGACGGCAGGTGACCTGCGCGACGCCCGCATCCAGCTCGTGCGGCAGATGCCGGACGTCGTGTTTACGGATCTGAAACTGCCCGACGGCACGGGTGTCGACCTGTTCGAAGATCTCGATCCCCGCTCGGGCGTCGAGTTTGTCGTGATCACCGGTCACGCGACAGTCGAATCCGCCGTGAGCGCGCTCAAGATGGGCGCCGCCGACTACCTCGTGAAGCCCATCAACATGCAGCGCGTGAAGTCGATCCTCGCGCGTCTGCCGCGTGCGGGCGATCTGAAGGCCGAAATCGGCACGCTGCGCGGCGAACTGCGGCGCATGGGCCGCTTCGGGCTGATGCTCGGCAACTCGGGCGTGATGCAGCAGGTGTACGACCAGATCAGCCGCGTCGCGCCGACGGCCGCGTCGGTGATGCTGGTCGGCGAATCGGGCACGGGCAAGGAAGTCGCCGCGCAGACGCTGCATCAGCTGAGCCTGCGCCGCAAGCACGCGTTCCTCGCCGTCAATTGCGGCGCGATCTCGCCGAACCTGATCGAATCCGAGATGTTCGGCCACGAGCGCGGCGCATTCACGGGCGCGGACCGTCAGCACAAAGGCTATTTCGAACGCGCGAACGGCGGCACGCTGTTCCTCGACGAAATCACCGAAATGCCGATCGAGTTGCAGGTGAAACTGCTGCGCGTGCTGGAGACGGGCATGTTCATGCGCGTCGGCACGACGAAGGAAATCGAAACCGACGTCCGCCTGATCGCCGCGACCAACCGCGATCCCGAACAGGCTGTGCTCGAAGGCAAGCTGCGTCTCGACCTGTATCACCGTCTCAACGTGTTTCCGATCGGCCTGCCGCCGCTGCGCGAACGGGGCAAGGACGTCGAACTGCTCGCGCAGTCGTTCCTCAACGAACTGAACGAGCAGCACGGGACGACGAAGCGCTTCCCTCCGGCCGTGCTCGAGATGATGCTGTCCAACGCGTGGCCGGGGAACGTGCGCGAGCTGAAGAACTACGTGCAGCGCGCCTACATCATGTCAGGTCCGGATTCAGACAGCACCGCCACGGTGCCGCTGCAGATTTCGCTGACCTCAGGCAAGCTGCGCGCGCGTATCGATATTCCGTTTGGAACGTCGCTCGACGAGGCGGATCGCCGGCTGATTCTCGCGACGCTGGAGCATTGCGGCGGCGTGAAGACCCGCGCCGCTGAAGTTCTCGGCATCAGCCTGAAAACTCTGTACAACCGTCTGGTGGACTATCGGGAAGCGGAGGCGGAGGAGAGCGACGAGGGGGACGGTAGAACAACCGGAGTGGAGTAG
- a CDS encoding response regulator — protein MVKPGTKTAVSAGLASELLRSIGYEVLGASSASEAATILKKRRDIAVVFTDIAMPYGISGIELAGLVRSEYPAVKVILSSGYPLAVLRDEHGSLGEFTFIHKPYRLADLARALRA, from the coding sequence GTGGTCAAACCCGGCACTAAAACAGCGGTATCGGCTGGTCTTGCCAGCGAGCTGCTCCGTAGTATCGGGTATGAAGTTCTGGGCGCGAGCAGTGCGTCGGAGGCCGCGACCATCCTGAAGAAGCGCAGGGACATTGCGGTCGTTTTCACCGACATTGCCATGCCATATGGGATTAGCGGAATCGAGCTGGCGGGACTGGTCCGATCGGAATATCCGGCGGTGAAGGTGATACTGTCCTCCGGGTATCCACTCGCCGTCTTGCGCGACGAACACGGCTCGCTCGGCGAATTCACGTTCATCCACAAGCCATATCGGCTCGCCGATCTGGCCAGGGCACTGAGAGCCTGA
- a CDS encoding type II toxin-antitoxin system RelE/ParE family toxin: MAAPWLKYRILPTARIGIDELRSYVVRAFGWETWRQTSAQLQETISHIRQFPASGHAPPELEGFFEDGFRQALSGKNRIIYQVRDDTVFVHLVVDVRRDLPSLLQRIVLRLM, encoded by the coding sequence ATGGCGGCACCCTGGCTGAAGTACCGCATCCTCCCCACCGCACGGATCGGCATCGACGAACTGAGAAGCTACGTCGTTCGCGCATTCGGTTGGGAAACATGGCGTCAGACTTCTGCGCAACTGCAGGAAACGATCAGCCACATTCGCCAGTTTCCCGCTAGCGGTCACGCGCCTCCCGAGCTTGAGGGCTTCTTCGAGGACGGTTTCCGGCAGGCCCTTTCCGGCAAGAACCGGATTATCTATCAGGTCCGCGACGATACCGTTTTTGTTCATCTCGTGGTCGACGTGCGACGTGACCTGCCCTCCCTCCTTCAGAGAATCGTGCTTCGCCTGATGTAA
- a CDS encoding type II toxin-antitoxin system Phd/YefM family antitoxin translates to MHLADHVKPISYLKSEAAQIVKDLTESGEPLIITQNGEAKLVVQDVRTYESTQQTIALLKILAIGQKQIERGDHADGDEFFAELNELDQREKLR, encoded by the coding sequence ATGCATCTCGCGGATCATGTGAAGCCAATCAGCTACCTCAAAAGCGAAGCGGCGCAAATCGTCAAGGATCTGACGGAGTCGGGAGAGCCGCTCATCATCACGCAGAACGGCGAAGCGAAGCTCGTCGTTCAGGACGTGCGAACCTACGAATCGACACAGCAGACGATCGCGCTACTGAAAATCCTGGCTATCGGACAGAAGCAGATCGAGCGCGGGGATCACGCTGATGGCGACGAGTTCTTTGCAGAGCTCAATGAGCTGGACCAGCGGGAAAAGCTCCGCTAA
- a CDS encoding DUF1819 family protein → MIKTGAIGQFQGRQPGRAGPRRPSGLIGRFALGLYNAEISAGSLMIPESRRIATLLLSQPSAERWEAALNDENLLQKKPQTAKRQGRLIRNRLETLDTDGVQLVIGGDSELCGQILLAAAMRHSRLLSDFMRDVYAADLRRLERHLNHQQWDGFLSDCENRDEAVVQWAASTREKLFQVIVRILFEAKFLDSTRRRGLTPPLLHPRAKAYLKQLGDMETLERMELLA, encoded by the coding sequence GTGATCAAAACGGGAGCGATCGGCCAATTTCAAGGCCGGCAGCCGGGCCGGGCCGGCCCACGTCGTCCTAGCGGCTTGATTGGGAGGTTTGCGTTGGGCCTGTATAACGCCGAAATCTCGGCAGGATCGCTGATGATTCCGGAAAGCCGACGCATTGCGACTCTTTTGCTTTCGCAACCCAGCGCCGAGCGGTGGGAAGCTGCCCTCAACGACGAAAATCTGCTGCAAAAAAAACCGCAGACGGCCAAGCGCCAAGGCCGCCTGATTCGCAACCGACTCGAGACGCTCGACACCGACGGCGTGCAGCTCGTAATCGGCGGCGACAGCGAGCTTTGCGGGCAAATTTTGCTCGCCGCGGCGATGCGCCACAGCAGACTGCTCAGCGATTTTATGCGCGACGTCTATGCGGCGGATCTGCGACGGTTGGAAAGACACTTGAACCACCAACAGTGGGACGGGTTTCTCTCCGACTGCGAGAATCGTGACGAAGCGGTGGTGCAGTGGGCGGCTTCGACCCGAGAAAAGCTCTTTCAGGTGATCGTTCGCATCCTTTTCGAAGCCAAATTCCTCGACTCCACTCGTCGACGTGGCTTGACGCCGCCTTTGCTGCACCCCCGCGCGAAGGCTTATCTCAAACAGCTCGGCGACATGGAAACGCTCGAGCGGATGGAGCTTCTCGCATGA
- a CDS encoding DUF1788 domain-containing protein has translation MSASFDDRLNQMLPRLLLPDVLENKGSGGEIGFWIFDYPSDREMTMRGWLADVIEPGLRKHSPKLRFATVDLFECVIGLLEDRRLLDKAFEMQQTKGDDALLTSLRSVLKEDRLAARIVEQTGVADLDLLIVKGVGASYPMVRTHTLLSALHPHMQHKPLLMLYPGRYDGQSLRLFNTLIDDNYYRAFSLVS, from the coding sequence ATGAGCGCGTCCTTCGATGATCGCTTGAACCAAATGTTGCCGCGACTGCTGTTGCCGGACGTGCTCGAAAACAAAGGCTCGGGCGGGGAGATCGGCTTCTGGATCTTCGATTACCCATCCGACAGGGAAATGACGATGCGTGGATGGCTCGCGGACGTCATCGAGCCTGGTTTGCGCAAGCACAGTCCGAAACTGCGGTTCGCGACCGTCGACCTTTTCGAGTGCGTCATCGGCTTGCTCGAAGATCGCCGCCTGCTGGACAAGGCGTTTGAGATGCAGCAAACCAAAGGCGATGACGCGCTGCTCACCTCGTTGCGCTCGGTCCTCAAAGAGGACCGCTTGGCCGCGCGCATCGTCGAACAAACCGGGGTCGCCGACCTGGACCTGTTGATTGTCAAGGGCGTGGGCGCGTCGTATCCGATGGTGCGCACGCACACGCTGTTGTCGGCGTTGCATCCGCACATGCAGCACAAGCCTTTGCTGATGCTCTATCCAGGGCGCTACGACGGGCAGTCGCTTCGGCTGTTCAACACGCTGATCGACGACAACTATTACCGGGCGTTCAGCCTGGTGTCCTAA
- the brxC gene encoding BREX system P-loop protein BrxC, with product MKIRELFVKPIDRPINGVVKADQRDDESVWQELDEYVATKEVTEYLRRFFDAYLATVDRPNDPTIAARMGVWVSGFFGSGKSHFIKILSYLLSNLEATHPEDGARRHAVEFFNSKVKDPMLLGDIRRAVTSNTDVVLFNIDAKADSKSDRDAILQVFLRVFNEMQGLSGDAPHVADMERYLISKGAYATFKRAFQAANGNAWERERDAVDFLRDDVIAGLSDALDMSPDSAAKWFDNARDAYKINIEGFATLVRKYLDAKGPRHRIVFLVDEVGQFIGKNTQLMLNLQTITEELGTQCKGRAWVIVTSQEDIDATLGEVNQARTNDFSKITGRFHTRLSLSSSNTDEVISHRLLEKTLAARDALEALWASKGDIINNQLSFADHAIAFRRYRDAADFAAHYPFAPYQFQLLQKVFESIRKVGATGRHLARGERSMLDAFQTAAKHNGNEDVNALVPLYDFYPAIESFLDSSVKRAIDQAATNPALEEWDLQLLRALFLIRYADAVKGTIDNLATLCLDEVDADKLALKRTIEAALQRLERQNLVSRNGELWFFLTNEERDVSQEVKSVSISEGEISRLVAELVFDEILGGQTKVRHRETKSDYEFNRLLDGAPYKQANQALTFEVLSPVGAEYEMMHEARCIGRSAEGTAGRALLRMANDARVYVELKTYLQIEKYIAPKVDTASPSLKRILYDRKDENRDRRTRMLSQLSEMVSAGDFYAMGQRLTCKPQSPPALLDEMLNYLVTNTYFKLGYLKVRQSDPIAEIRAVLSADTIGQQSIALEGEAGNALALGEMRQFLDMSAQNSRVLLSDVVERFAGVPWGWRPEWESVLLVARLFMAGEIKLVMDGADLDPLAAIEPLTKAARLKSVSILKRKTSDAQTRAKVRELHRDMFSTMPPDEEDPLVAEFRANLARLKADLERARGKAELKDYPGSSEIAEALGAIDRQLARRDAFEFLEALATQRNEWRTRADDIHDVLSFYQNQAPVWARLLEALSSFADNREPLLNDATAAAAFAELERIRSNPAPYGQVNRIEQLVATVERVNDALAAERRERALRSVDAKIAEAMHALDGANADADLRNRALKPLQDLKAQLASMMSIPRILFLQGRAGDLLDAAMDQIARVARSRPAAASHPGASAANSTALSPGAAGGPTGGGPAAPAAASAPTARPVKVIRTSDLSAKTYLDTAQDVDDYLAKLREELISAIESGHRARLQ from the coding sequence ATGAAAATCCGAGAGCTTTTTGTTAAGCCAATCGACCGTCCGATCAACGGGGTCGTCAAAGCCGACCAGCGCGACGACGAGAGCGTTTGGCAGGAGCTGGACGAATACGTCGCGACCAAGGAGGTGACCGAATATCTGCGGCGCTTCTTCGACGCGTATCTGGCCACCGTCGACCGCCCGAACGACCCGACGATCGCCGCGCGGATGGGCGTCTGGGTGTCGGGCTTCTTCGGCTCGGGCAAGTCGCACTTCATCAAAATCTTGTCCTATCTGCTGTCGAATCTCGAAGCGACCCATCCGGAAGATGGGGCGAGGCGGCACGCGGTCGAGTTTTTCAACTCGAAGGTCAAAGACCCGATGCTCCTCGGCGACATTCGCCGCGCCGTCACGAGCAACACCGACGTCGTCTTGTTCAACATCGACGCGAAGGCGGACTCGAAAAGCGACCGTGACGCCATCTTGCAAGTGTTCTTGCGCGTCTTCAACGAGATGCAGGGGCTCTCGGGCGACGCGCCGCACGTGGCGGATATGGAGCGCTATCTCATTTCGAAGGGCGCCTACGCCACGTTCAAACGAGCGTTCCAGGCGGCCAACGGCAACGCTTGGGAGCGCGAGCGCGACGCGGTCGATTTTCTGCGCGACGACGTCATCGCGGGGCTCAGCGATGCCTTGGACATGTCGCCGGACTCGGCGGCCAAATGGTTCGACAACGCGCGCGACGCCTACAAAATCAACATTGAGGGCTTCGCGACGCTCGTGCGCAAATACCTCGACGCCAAAGGGCCGCGTCACCGTATCGTGTTTTTGGTCGACGAGGTGGGGCAGTTCATTGGGAAAAACACTCAGTTGATGCTCAACCTGCAGACGATCACTGAAGAGCTCGGAACGCAGTGCAAGGGCCGCGCTTGGGTGATCGTCACCAGCCAGGAGGACATCGACGCGACGCTCGGCGAAGTCAATCAGGCGCGCACCAATGATTTTTCGAAGATCACGGGGCGCTTTCACACGCGACTGTCGCTTTCGAGCTCGAACACCGACGAAGTGATTTCGCACCGGCTGCTCGAAAAGACGCTCGCCGCGCGCGACGCGCTCGAGGCCCTTTGGGCGTCCAAAGGCGACATCATCAACAACCAGCTTTCGTTTGCCGATCACGCGATCGCGTTCCGTCGGTATCGCGACGCGGCGGACTTTGCTGCCCATTACCCGTTCGCGCCTTATCAATTCCAATTGCTCCAAAAGGTGTTCGAGTCGATCCGCAAGGTCGGCGCGACGGGGCGCCACCTCGCGCGCGGCGAGCGCTCCATGCTCGACGCGTTCCAGACAGCCGCCAAGCACAACGGCAATGAGGACGTCAACGCGCTCGTGCCGCTCTACGACTTCTACCCAGCGATCGAAAGCTTTCTCGATTCCTCGGTGAAGCGCGCCATCGATCAGGCGGCCACGAACCCAGCGCTCGAAGAGTGGGATTTGCAATTGCTGCGCGCTTTGTTTCTCATTCGCTATGCCGATGCGGTGAAGGGCACCATCGACAACCTCGCGACGTTGTGCCTCGACGAGGTCGACGCGGACAAGCTCGCGTTGAAGCGGACCATCGAGGCGGCCTTGCAGCGGTTGGAGCGTCAGAACTTGGTGAGCCGCAATGGCGAATTGTGGTTCTTCCTGACGAACGAAGAGCGCGACGTTTCTCAAGAGGTCAAGTCCGTCAGCATTTCCGAGGGGGAAATTTCGCGCCTCGTCGCGGAGCTGGTCTTCGACGAGATCCTCGGCGGACAGACGAAGGTGCGACATCGCGAGACAAAGAGCGACTATGAGTTCAATCGGCTGCTCGACGGAGCGCCCTACAAGCAGGCGAATCAGGCCTTGACCTTTGAGGTGCTATCGCCGGTGGGCGCCGAATACGAAATGATGCACGAGGCGCGGTGCATTGGTCGAAGCGCCGAAGGGACGGCCGGTCGGGCGCTGCTTCGAATGGCCAACGACGCGCGGGTCTACGTCGAGCTCAAAACGTATCTGCAAATCGAGAAATACATCGCACCCAAGGTGGACACGGCCAGCCCGTCGCTCAAACGGATTCTCTACGATCGAAAAGACGAGAACCGCGATCGGCGGACGCGAATGCTGTCCCAGCTGTCGGAAATGGTCAGCGCGGGCGACTTCTACGCGATGGGCCAACGGCTGACGTGCAAGCCGCAGTCGCCGCCGGCGCTGCTCGACGAGATGCTCAATTACCTCGTCACGAACACCTACTTCAAGCTCGGCTACCTGAAAGTCCGGCAGTCCGATCCGATCGCGGAGATTCGAGCCGTGCTGTCAGCGGACACGATTGGCCAACAGTCGATCGCGCTCGAAGGCGAGGCCGGCAACGCGTTGGCGCTGGGCGAAATGCGCCAGTTTCTCGACATGAGCGCGCAAAACAGCCGCGTGCTGCTCTCGGACGTCGTGGAGCGCTTTGCCGGGGTGCCGTGGGGGTGGAGGCCGGAGTGGGAGTCGGTGCTCCTCGTTGCGCGCCTGTTCATGGCCGGCGAGATCAAGCTCGTCATGGACGGCGCCGACCTCGACCCCTTGGCCGCCATCGAGCCGCTGACAAAAGCAGCCCGCTTGAAGAGCGTGTCGATCTTGAAGCGCAAGACGTCGGACGCTCAAACGCGCGCGAAGGTGCGCGAGCTGCACCGCGACATGTTCTCGACCATGCCGCCGGACGAGGAGGACCCGCTCGTCGCCGAATTCCGCGCAAACCTGGCGCGATTGAAGGCCGATCTCGAACGCGCGCGCGGAAAAGCCGAACTGAAAGACTACCCCGGCAGCTCGGAAATCGCCGAGGCGCTGGGCGCGATCGATCGGCAATTGGCGCGACGTGACGCCTTTGAATTCCTCGAAGCCTTGGCGACCCAGCGCAACGAGTGGCGCACTCGGGCCGACGACATCCACGACGTGCTGAGCTTCTATCAAAACCAGGCCCCCGTGTGGGCGCGCTTGCTCGAAGCGCTCAGCAGCTTCGCCGACAATCGCGAGCCGCTGCTCAACGACGCGACGGCTGCGGCCGCATTTGCGGAGTTGGAGCGCATCCGGAGCAACCCCGCGCCCTACGGCCAGGTTAACCGCATCGAGCAGTTGGTGGCGACGGTCGAGCGGGTCAACGACGCGTTAGCGGCCGAGCGGCGCGAGCGCGCGCTTCGGTCGGTCGACGCGAAGATCGCCGAGGCGATGCACGCGCTCGACGGTGCGAACGCGGACGCCGACCTTCGCAATCGCGCGTTGAAGCCGCTTCAGGACTTGAAGGCGCAATTGGCCTCGATGATGAGCATCCCGCGCATACTCTTTTTGCAGGGGCGGGCGGGCGACTTGCTCGACGCGGCGATGGACCAGATTGCGCGAGTGGCGCGCTCGCGCCCGGCGGCGGCGAGCCATCCCGGCGCGAGCGCGGCGAATTCCACGGCTCTGAGCCCGGGCGCGGCCGGTGGCCCGACGGGCGGCGGACCCGCTGCGCCGGCTGCGGCGTCGGCGCCGACCGCGCGACCGGTCAAGGTGATTCGAACCAGCGACCTGAGCGCGAAGACGTATCTGGACACCGCGCAAGACGTCGACGACTACCTCGCGAAGCTTCGCGAGGAACTGATCTCGGCGATCGAATCGGGTCATCGAGCTCGTCTGCAATAA
- the pglX gene encoding BREX-1 system adenine-specific DNA-methyltransferase PglX gives MNKANLKVYAPQARLDFIGAVSARANLLGISTQGVAPAETRGDVAIIEGREWPVKVLAQRQKVVDSIERHGYAHSIEAIAYTWFNRFVALRFMELHDYLDHGWRVLSSRDGGQPEILRHAAELSLPGLSADRLRDMQLAGNQDNELYKLLIVAQCNELSRAMPFLFERIDDESELLLPDNLLRTDSVIAKLVAEVPEEEWEQIEAIGWLYQFYISDRKDAVIGRVVETNDIPAATQLFTPNWIVQYLVQNSVGRLWSLANPASSLKSQWPFYVDPSNQPAQELAPLTAMVASRVAEDGGSLNPESLRVFDPACGSGHILVEAYELLKQVYLERGFRLRDIPRLILEKNLYGLDIDERAAQLAGFALMMKARADDRRVFDEPPALNIFALKERGELSPSALAEPLKPYGISLEMIEGLLSTFADTKTYGSLIKIEEPLASELAAVAAGLQRAAGSGDLYAEAAAQDLLPFIGQALLLGMQFDAVLANPPYMGGKWMSRKLKAFVEARYPEGKGDLFASFDLRMLSMVREGGYLGAVQPFLWMFLSTYEDLRRALLDQASISTLVQLEYNAFEPACVPVCTFVCVKGQAEGCQGDFFDLSDFKGIENQEPRLREAIVDPSAAWRHRASNQQFHEIPGQPIAYWVSERFRQLFASGQTIEDVAFSKQGLATGENGRFIRLWHEVSIGKMGLSMDSRAEAKASGKKWFPHLKGGAFRRWYGNFETVVNWEDDGREVRAFGTENGGRARSRAQNVEFYFKPGITWSDLTSSFFGSRQVPQGFIINTVGPSLFAKSGHSLDGLLGYTNSRVFQRIVDVSLQGLHYNNGVIGSRPYVPPTHVEKVRALERELVAISRRDWDAYEGSWEFPCHPCASAEARSLDNLAAAWHAWAQAKSADVRTMLALEEANNQFFIEAYGLGEEISPTVSEEHITLVRPDRAKDAQRFVSYAIGCMMGRYSLDEPGLIYAHAGGEGFDATRYASFAADADGILPTTDLPWFDDDGAQRIREFVGALWGAERVDENIEWLAQSLGPKSDEDPDDTIRRYVADSFFRDHVQVYKKRPVYWMFSSGRQGAFQALVYMHRYNERTLARLRSVYVVPLSTKLVARIELLEKDAAAASSSSSRSKLQKQIDALRRKHAELLSFDEKLRHFADMRIQIDLDDGVKVNYAKFGELVADSKTITGGSDD, from the coding sequence ATGAACAAAGCCAATCTCAAAGTCTACGCGCCGCAAGCGCGGCTCGATTTCATCGGCGCCGTCTCCGCTCGCGCGAACCTGCTGGGCATCAGTACGCAAGGCGTGGCGCCGGCGGAAACACGCGGCGACGTCGCGATCATCGAAGGGCGCGAGTGGCCTGTGAAGGTGCTCGCGCAGCGACAAAAGGTCGTCGACTCGATCGAGCGGCATGGCTACGCGCACTCCATCGAGGCGATCGCCTACACGTGGTTCAACCGATTCGTCGCGCTTCGCTTCATGGAGTTGCACGACTACCTCGACCATGGATGGCGGGTGCTCTCGAGTCGCGATGGTGGCCAACCGGAAATCCTCCGGCACGCCGCTGAGCTGAGCCTGCCGGGCCTCTCGGCCGATCGCCTTCGCGACATGCAACTGGCCGGCAACCAGGACAACGAGCTCTACAAGCTCTTGATCGTGGCCCAATGCAACGAGCTCTCGCGCGCGATGCCGTTTCTCTTCGAGCGCATTGACGACGAGTCGGAGCTGCTGTTGCCCGACAACCTGCTGCGCACCGACTCGGTCATCGCCAAGCTTGTGGCGGAAGTGCCCGAAGAGGAGTGGGAGCAAATCGAGGCGATCGGCTGGCTCTACCAGTTCTACATCAGCGATCGCAAGGACGCCGTCATTGGCCGCGTGGTCGAGACGAACGACATTCCAGCGGCCACGCAGCTCTTCACCCCCAACTGGATCGTCCAATACCTCGTTCAGAACAGCGTCGGCCGCCTTTGGTCCCTGGCCAATCCGGCGTCGTCGCTCAAATCCCAGTGGCCGTTCTACGTCGATCCGTCGAATCAGCCGGCGCAGGAACTCGCGCCGCTCACTGCCATGGTGGCGAGCCGCGTGGCCGAGGATGGCGGCAGCCTCAACCCGGAAAGCCTTCGCGTCTTCGATCCCGCGTGCGGCTCGGGCCACATTCTGGTCGAAGCCTACGAGCTGCTCAAACAAGTCTATTTGGAGCGGGGCTTTCGCCTGCGCGATATTCCGCGCCTGATTCTCGAAAAGAATCTTTACGGGCTGGACATCGACGAGCGGGCGGCGCAGCTGGCCGGATTCGCCTTAATGATGAAAGCGCGCGCGGACGATCGGCGCGTGTTCGACGAGCCGCCGGCGCTTAACATCTTCGCCCTCAAAGAACGCGGCGAGCTGTCGCCGAGCGCGCTTGCCGAGCCTTTGAAACCCTACGGGATCTCGCTAGAGATGATCGAAGGCTTGCTCTCGACCTTCGCCGATACGAAGACTTACGGCTCGCTCATCAAGATCGAGGAGCCTTTGGCCTCCGAGTTGGCGGCGGTGGCGGCGGGCTTGCAACGCGCGGCGGGCAGCGGCGACTTGTATGCCGAGGCGGCCGCTCAGGATCTGTTGCCGTTTATCGGGCAGGCGCTTCTTCTCGGGATGCAGTTTGACGCCGTCTTGGCCAATCCGCCCTACATGGGCGGCAAGTGGATGAGCCGCAAGCTCAAGGCCTTCGTTGAGGCGCGCTATCCCGAAGGCAAGGGCGACTTGTTCGCCTCGTTCGATCTGCGGATGCTCTCGATGGTGCGCGAGGGTGGCTATTTGGGCGCCGTTCAGCCGTTCCTGTGGATGTTTTTGAGCACCTACGAAGACCTGCGCCGCGCGCTGCTCGATCAGGCGAGCATCAGCACGCTGGTGCAGCTCGAATACAACGCGTTTGAGCCCGCCTGCGTGCCGGTGTGCACGTTCGTTTGCGTCAAGGGACAAGCCGAAGGCTGTCAGGGCGACTTCTTCGACCTCAGCGACTTCAAGGGCATTGAAAACCAGGAGCCGCGCCTGCGCGAGGCGATCGTCGACCCGTCGGCGGCATGGCGCCATCGCGCGAGCAATCAGCAGTTTCATGAGATTCCCGGGCAGCCGATTGCTTACTGGGTCTCCGAGCGCTTTCGCCAGCTCTTCGCTAGCGGTCAGACCATTGAGGACGTGGCGTTCTCCAAGCAGGGGTTGGCGACCGGCGAGAACGGCCGCTTCATTCGCCTTTGGCACGAGGTCTCCATCGGCAAAATGGGCCTCTCCATGGACAGCCGCGCGGAGGCGAAAGCCTCCGGCAAGAAGTGGTTCCCCCATTTGAAAGGCGGTGCGTTCCGCCGGTGGTATGGCAACTTCGAGACGGTGGTCAACTGGGAAGACGATGGGCGAGAGGTGCGCGCGTTTGGTACGGAAAACGGTGGCCGGGCGAGATCGCGCGCGCAAAACGTCGAGTTTTACTTCAAGCCGGGCATCACCTGGTCCGATCTGACGTCGAGCTTTTTTGGCTCCCGTCAGGTGCCGCAGGGTTTCATCATCAATACGGTGGGGCCGAGCCTCTTCGCCAAATCGGGCCACTCGCTCGACGGCCTCCTGGGCTACACCAACTCTCGGGTGTTTCAGCGCATCGTCGACGTCAGCTTGCAAGGCCTGCACTACAACAACGGCGTGATCGGCAGCCGGCCTTACGTGCCGCCGACTCACGTCGAGAAGGTTCGCGCATTGGAGCGTGAGCTCGTCGCGATTTCGCGACGCGACTGGGATGCCTACGAGGGCTCGTGGGAGTTCCCGTGCCACCCGTGCGCGTCGGCCGAGGCGCGCTCGCTCGACAATCTCGCGGCCGCGTGGCACGCGTGGGCGCAAGCTAAATCGGCGGACGTGCGTACGATGCTCGCGCTCGAAGAGGCCAACAATCAATTCTTCATTGAAGCCTATGGCTTGGGCGAGGAGATCTCGCCGACCGTCAGCGAAGAGCACATCACGCTTGTGCGTCCGGACCGCGCCAAAGACGCCCAACGCTTCGTCTCCTACGCGATCGGCTGCATGATGGGGCGCTACAGCCTCGACGAACCCGGGCTGATCTACGCGCACGCGGGCGGCGAGGGCTTTGATGCGACGCGATACGCCTCATTTGCCGCGGACGCCGACGGCATTTTGCCGACGACGGATTTGCCGTGGTTCGACGACGACGGGGCCCAACGCATCCGCGAGTTTGTGGGCGCCTTGTGGGGCGCCGAGCGTGTGGACGAAAACATCGAGTGGCTCGCGCAGAGCCTCGGACCGAAGAGCGACGAGGACCCCGACGACACCATTCGTCGGTACGTGGCGGACAGCTTCTTTCGCGACCACGTTCAGGTCTACAAGAAGCGCCCGGTCTACTGGATGTTCAGCAGCGGCCGTCAGGGCGCCTTCCAGGCCCTGGTCTACATGCACCGCTACAACGAGCGCACGCTCGCTCGCCTGCGCTCCGTGTATGTCGTGCCGCTCTCGACCAAGCTGGTCGCGCGCATTGAATTGCTCGAAAAGGACGCGGCCGCGGCGAGTTCGTCGTCGTCGCGCAGCAAGCTTCAAAAGCAAATTGACGCGCTCCGGCGAAAGCACGCGGAGCTGCTGAGCTTCGACGAGAAGCTGCGGCATTTCGCGGACATGCGCATTCAGATCGATTTGGACGACGGGGTGAAGGTCAACTACGCGAAGTTTGGCGAATTGGTCGCGGATTCCAAAACGATCACTGGCGGAAGCGATGACTAG